The sequence below is a genomic window from Flavobacterium lipolyticum.
AAAGGCTTTATCTTTGCAACTTTAAACGAAAAATGACACAAATCAGTATTTTAGGATGTGGCTGGCTGGGATGGCCTCTGGCGAAAAAGCTAATTAAAGAAGGACATTCGGTAAACGGGTCAACGACTTCGGAAAATAAACTTCCGAGTTTAGAAGCATCGGGAATAAAGGCTTTCCTGGTTGCGCTTGAAAGCGAATATGTTTCAAACAGCATCACTAACTTCCTGGCGGAAAGTGAGATTCTGATTATTGATATACCGCCTAAATTACGAGAAAAAAGCGCCAGTCTTCCGACTCCGTCTGAGAGGATATTTGTTCGAAAAATGGAGAATCTGATTCCGTTTATAGAAAAATCAACGGTAAAAAAAGTTCTTTTTGTAAGTTCAACCGCAGTTTATGGGAATGAGAACGCGACGATCACAGAAGATACACACCCAAATCCGGAAACCGAAAGTGGTAAACAATTGCTTTTAGCGGAAGCTTTGCTTCAAAAGAATCAAAACTTTGCAGCCACCATATTGCGTTTTGGCGGTCTAATCGGAGAAGATCGTCATCCGGTAAAATTTCTGGCCGGAAAAGAAAACCTTGAAAACCCTGATGCACCGATAAATCTGATCCATCAAAACGATTGTATCGCCATTATCGAAGCAATCCTAAATCAGGCTAAATGGAACGAGGTCTTTAATGCCGTAGCACCTTTTCATCCAACGAGAGAAGAATACTACACTCAAAAAGCAAAAGAATACAATCTGAATCCTCCGAAATTTAGAACTGAAAACTCAAACATTCAAAAGATTATTTCAAGTAAAAAAATGGAATCGGTTTTAAATTATCAATTTAGACCTGACAATTATTAAAAGTTTCCTATCCGACTGAGCGAATTCCAAACCTTTTTATAAGCCTGTCACTTCGCTCAGGGCAACAATCGTTTGCCAAAACACATAAAACTTAAATTACCGCCATAACTTATATCATTTAAAAAAAACTTTGCGAACTTTGCTATAAACCTTTGCGCTAAAACTTTACGTTTAAAACTATGGAAACAGTTTATGTCAATTCACCATTAGGAATTACCAAAATCGTTGGAGATGAAGACGGCATTGCTATTGTCTCTGTTTCTGATGTTGGCGATAATGACGTTTCGCAAACCATTCCTAAAGTTTTGGAAAAGGCCGTTTCACAGCTTCAAGAGTATTTTGATGGTAAAAGAACCGACTTCGATTTAAAACTAAACCCAAAAGGAACGGACTTCCAGCAAAAAGTATGGAAATCCTTGTTGGAAATTCCGTACGGAAAAACCATCAGTTACATGGATCAGACCAAGAAACTGGGAGATCTAAAAGCCATTCGGGCTGTTGCGTCGGCAAATGGTAAAAACCCACTGTGGATTGTGGTTCCCTGTCACCGTGTTATTGGTACCAATGGTTCTTTAACGGGTTACGCCGGTGGTCTTTCCCGTAAGAAATGGCTGTTGGAACATGAGAATCCTAGTACGCAGCAGAGTTTGTTTTAGCTTTTGAACAAGTCATACCTTTACGAAAGCGGAAGACAAAAAAGTATCAAAATCTTAAAAACATAAGCTATTTCTTATTTTTAGAATCATTTGCGTACATTTATAAATCTAAATGCCTAAAAATATAAGACGTCACCATAATGATTGAAAAAATTAACCTTAACAACATTCTTTTCCTTGATATTGAAACGGTACCGGAAGAGGAGAATTTCAATTCGCTTGACGAAGAAATGAGGTCTCTTTGGGATCAGAAGACACAATACCAGCGTAAAGACGATTTTACTCCCGAAGAATTTTATGAACGTGCCGGAATCTGGGCAGAATTCGGTAAGATTGTCTGTATTTCGGTTGGCTATTTTACCATTAAAGGTGATATCAGAAATTTTAGAGTAACCTCTTTTTTTGGAGATGAAAAGAAAATCCTGCGCGACTTCAATAATCTGATCAACAATCATTTCAATAAACCGCAGCACCTGCTGTGCGGACACAATGCCAAAGAATTTGATATTCCGTTTATTGCACGACGTATGATCATCAACCAGATTGCAATTCCGGACAAGCTTAATTTATTTGGGAAAAAACCTTGGGAAATACCACATTTAGATACTTTAGAATTATGGAAGTTTGGCGATTACAAGCACTTTACCTCCTTAAAACTATTAACCAAGATCCTGGGAGTTCCCTCTCCAAAAGGTGATATCGACGGCAGTCAGGTTGCACATGTCTTTTATGTCGAAAAAGACATTGACCGAATTGTAACCTATTGTGAGAAAGACACCATAGCTGTAGCTCAGATTTTTCTTCGCCTTCGTCGTGAAGATTTATTAATTGACGATGAAATTATTCATGTGTAATACCGCTTTAAACGATGGATTCAAAAATAGCTCAGCTCAGGCTCATCTCTCAAAAACTTCATAAAACGACTCACAATGCACCACAAGAAATTGTGCAGCATTTAGGGGCAATGCAGGCTCAGGACTATGCAATGGCAAAATGGGCAGTTGGCTCCCGTTGCGATGCTTCAGAAAAAGCGATTGAAGAAGCTATCAATTCGGCACAAATTATCCGAACTCATATTTTACGGCCTACCTGGCATTTTGTTTCTGCCGATGATATTTACTGGATGTTGGATATTTCAGGGCCGCAAGTCAAACGCATTGTAACCTCTTACGTAAAAAAATATGGTTATGATACTAAGAAACTACATCAAACGAATGCCGCTATCCAAAAAATACTTGCAGGAAACAATCATCTCACCCGTGAAGAAATCATGCAGGAACTTAGCATTACTAAAACTCCTGGCCCTGATCATTTAAGCGGTGCCATTATGATGTATGCTGAACTTGATGGTTTGGTTTGTAACGGAAAAATGAACGGAAAACAAATGACGTATGCTTTACTTGAAGAAAGGGTTCCGAAACCACAAGGCAGACTAACCCAAGAGGAAGGTTTGACAAAACTAGCCCTTCGATACTTTGAAAGCCATGGCCCTGCTAACCTTCTTGACTTTTCATGGTGGTCAGGCTTCTCTCCTACCAGCTGCAAAAACATCATTAATGCAATCGAATTGCAATTAAATACTATTACCATTGAGGATCAGAAGTATTGGTTCAAAAATGATATTTCAACTGAGGATAATTTCCGCGAAAGCATCCATTTTCTTCCGGCTTTTGATGAAATCTTAATTTCGTACAAATCACGTGAAGCATCCATATCACCCGAGCATCAACCAAAGGCTTTTACCAACAATGGCATTTTCAAACCCATAATCCTGGAGAACAGCAAAGTCATCGGAACCTGGAAACGCACCATCAAAAAAGATCACGCCAAAATAGAAACCCAATTTTTTAACGAGACTGAAAATCATAAAAAGGCAATTCTTTTTGAAGGCATTAAGCCTTTTGAAAACTATTTAGAAACCAAAATTCAAATCGAATAATTTGAATTTTCACAAAACCGAATTACTTTCAATGAAATACTTCCTGTTTCCTGTTTAAAATCCTTGCGCGTTTTAGGGTTAAATAATTACATTTACAAAAAAATATAATTATGGTATTGAGCAGATTTTGGTTAGCTATTTTTGTGTCTTCAATTTTATTTGTGGTAGTGAGTTTGTTTACCGGCAACAGTTATACACTCGATTTTATTTTGAACGGACAAAAAGATGACCCAATTCTGGTTTCTGAAAAATATCTGGAGCAGATTCCTGCTTTTGTGAGAGACAGCATCGATTTAAAAGAAGATAAAACCATGATTGTAAACAGGGACTTAACAAATCCTGATACTACTTATGTTTACAAAAACAAAACGGTAAAAATTTATAGCGGTGTACAAAAATCAGACGGTTTACTGCCTACCTGTAAAAGTACTTTGATCGACATTATTATTCCATTAATTGCCTACTTAGCCTTTTTCTGCGGATTAATGGAACTTTTAATCGTTTCCGGAGCTTCCGAAAAACTGGCCAGATTCCTAAGTCCGATGTTTACCAAAGTGTTCCCTACGGTACCCAAAAATCATCCTTCGATATCGTATATGACCTTAAATTTTGCAGCAAACTTCCTTGGTTTAGATTCTGCTGCCACACCATTTGGACTAAAAGCAATGGAGAGTTTACAGGAATTAAATGTCGAAAAAGACAAAGCAAGTGATGCCCAAATCATGTTTATGTGTCTGCATGCATCGGGTCTGACCCTGATTCCAACTTCAATTATTGGATATCGCGCCGCAGCAAATGCAGCCAATCCGGCGGATGTTATGCTTCCATGTATCATTACTTCATTAATTGGAACTGTCGCAGCATTCCTAATTGTGGGAATCAGACAAAAAATAAATTTCAAAAGTGCTTCATTAGTACTTGCTTTAATGGCCATTATTGCTGCGATCATAGGATTATTGTTCTACGTTAATCACTTGGATTTAATTGGAAAAAACTATTTTACTTCTAATCTTTCAGGATTGATGTTGGTTGGGATCATTGGAATTACTCTCATTTTTTCCTTCATTCATGAGAAGAAATTTGTAGCACAAGACACTACAATGTTCGATACTTTTGTTGATGGTGCAAACAATGGTTTAAAAACCGGAGTTAAAATCTTCCCTTACGTTTTGGGAATGCTGGTTGCCATTTCCCTTTTTAGAAATAGCGGACTGTTTGAGATTATCAGTAACGGAATCGGATTTATCTTTAGCAGTATCGGCGTAAGTTCTGAAATCATAAATGCGTTACCGGTTGCATTACTTAGACCTTTTAGCTCAGGAGGTTCCAGAGGATTCTTACTGGATTCTATGAGTACTTTCGGAGCAGATTCGCTTACCGGGCGTTTAAGCAGTATTTTCCAATGTAGTGCCGAAACTACTTTTTACGTAATTGCGGTTTACTTTGGATCGGTAAACATTAAAAACACCCGATATGCACTTACCACCATGTTATTGGTTGATTTTATATGTGTAATCGCCGCCATTTTTGTAGCCAGCTGGTTTTTTTAAAGCTTAATAAAAAATAGTATTTTTCTTATTTTTTTATTAATTACGCATAGAAATATTTTGTATTATTGCTTCTATAATACAAAATACGCAAAATGGCAAACACCTATCATCAAGTTTATATACAGGCCGTTTTTGCTGTCAAATACAGAGAAGCACTTATTAATAGCGAATGGAAATCGAAATTATTAAGTATTCTTGGTCATCTGATAAACGAAACAGGATGCAAAACCATAATTGTAAATGGTACCGAAAATCACGTTCATTGCTTTCTGGGTTTAAAACCAAATGTTTCAATTTCTGAACTAATGAAAACCATAAAAGCAAAATCATCAAAATATATCAATGACCATAAGCTGACAAAATCCAGATTCGAATGGCAGGAAGGTTACGGTGTTTTCTCCTACAGCCAATCACATGTTGATGCGGTATATAAATATATTCAAAATCAGGAAGAACACCACAAAAAGCAATCTTTCAAAGAAGAGTATTTTACATTTTTAGAGAGATTTCAGGTTTCTTATGATGAAAAATATCTATTTAATGATCTTATATGAACCGATCCGAAGTCTCGTGATCAAAGATTGTAAAATTCCGTAGGAATGGGGTATTTTGTAGCAACGGATTTCAATCCGTTGATCGATAAAACGACCATAATTCAAAAAGTTCCATAGGAACGAAACATATTAAATGCGATCTTTTGCAAAACCTAAAAATATGAACCGATCCGATGGATCTTTAAACCTCGTTGTCGAATATTTTTTAAACCGGATTAAAATCCGGCCCTACAATATTGGTCGAGCCGAAGGCACTTTCTTAAAGATTACAAATTCCGTAGGAATGACCTCTTTTGTAGCAACGGATTTTAATCCGTTGATCAATAAAAAAACCATAATTCAAAAAGTTCCATAGGAACGAAGCATATTAAAATGCGATCTTTTGCAAAATCTAAAAATATAAACCGATCTGATGGATCTTTAAACCTCGTTGTCGAATATTTTTAAACCGGATTAAAATCCGGCCCTACAATATTGGTCGAGCCGAAGGTTCTTTCTTAAAGATTACAAATTCCGTAGGAATGACCTCTTTTGTAGCAACGGATTTTAATCCGTTGATTAATAAAAACAACCATAATTCAAAAAGTTCCATAGAAATGAAACATATTAAAATGCGATTTTTTACAAAACCTAAAAATATAAACCGATCTGATGGATCTTTAAATCCCCTTATCGAATATTTTTAAACCGGATTAAAATCCGGCCCTACAATATTGGTCGAGCCGAAGGCACTTTCTTAAAAATTACAAATTCCGTAGGAATGACCTCTTTTGTAGCAACGGATTTTAATCCGTTGATCAATGAAAAAACCATAATTCAAAAAGTTCCATAGGAACGAAACATATTAAATGCGATCTTTCGCAAAACCTAAAAATATAAACCGATCCGATGGATCTTTAAACCCCATTGTCGAATATTTTTAAACCGGATTAAAATCCGGCCCTACAATATTGGTCGAGCCGAAGGCACTTTCTTAAAAATTAAAAATTCCGTAGGAATGACCTCTTTTGTAGCAACGGATTTTAATCCGTTGATCAATAAAAAAACCATATTAAAATAAGAGCCATTTAATCAAAGCCTAAAAAATAACAAACCATGAAACCACAATACCTTTTCCTTCTCTCTCTTGTAATCGCCTGTCAAAAACCAAAATCCGAATCGCAGATAGTAGGTGTCCATTCTGAAAACAAAGTTGAAAATGCAATTCCCGCTAAAGAAAAATTCTTGAAAACGGATACCATAACAATCAGCGATGAGGAAGAAATCTCAGCAAACAGCTATATTCTTGCGCATCTTATCAGCCAAAAGGCAGATAAAGACAGTATCATAACCGGAAATTACCAACTTGATTTTTATCAAAATAAAACCAAAACTGTTTCTTCAAAAATCTCTATTAAAGGAATCGAAAAAGGTTCGGAATGGGGGGCTTCTTTTGGATTGACTTCAGCCACGGCTAAAAACTCTCCGTTTGTTCATCTTAGTTTTGGATATCCTGCTTGCGGTTATAGTCAGAACAACTATTTATATTATCTGAAAAATAAAAACATACAATTGGTTCACGAATGGTCAAGCATGTCCGATAGTGGCTGGGGCGGCTGGGTTGAATTCGGAAATCCTTCTGCAAAAACGGATCCGGATTCCTTCTACTGCAAAACAGTTTTCTTTGAACCCGATGACAATGACGAGAATATGGGAACTGTTAAATACTCCGATTCAACGATTTTTCGCTTGATTGGAAATCAGTGGAAAAAGCAGCTACTTACCAAGGAAAACCAAACCTATTTTGAGAAAAAAATGAGTTTTGATGAATTCCACAGTCAAAAATAAAGGATCAAAAACGGACCTTATTCAAATTCTTTCTTAGGTAAATAATTTCTAACTTTGTAAAAAACAAAACAATGATTGATTTTATATACCAGGACCCTTATCCTATTTTGAAGGATGATACGCAATACCGCAAAATCACCTCTGATTTTGTAAAAGTAGAGCAATTTGGACAACGTGAAGTTTTAACTGTTGACCCAAAAGGATTAGAATTATTGGCTGAAGAAGCCCTTACGGATGTTTCGTTCATGCTTAGAACAACGCATTTACAAAAATTAAGAAATATTCTTGACGATCCAGAAGCTACAGATAACGATCGTTTTGTAGCTTATAATTTATTGCAAAATGCATCTGTTGCTGCCGAAGGTCAGTTGCCAAGCTGTCAGGATACCGGAACGGCTATTGTAATGGCAAAAAAAGGGGAAAGCATTTTTACAGGTGTTGATGATGCTGAATGGTTAAGCAGAGGAATTTTCAATACGTATCAAAAGCGCAACCTTCGTTATTCTCAAATTGTTCCGATTTCGATGTTTGAAGAAAAAAATTCAGGCTCAAATCTTCCGGCGCAAATTGATATCTACGCCAAAAAAGGAGCTTCTTATGAGTTTTTATTCATGGCAAAAGGTGGCGGCTCTGCGAATAAAACCTACTTGTACCAACAAACAAAATCTTTATTAAATGATAAATCTATGGATGCTTTCATCCGTACGAAAATCAAAGATTTAGGAACATCGGCTTGTCCTCCGTATCACCTGGCTTTAGTAATTGGAGGAACTTCTGCGGAAGCAAATCTAAGTGCTGTAAAAAAAGCCTCTGCCGGTTATTATGACAACCTGCCAACTTCAGGAAATATGGCCGGTCAGGCGTTTCGTGATTTAGAATGGGAAGAGCGTGTTCAGAAAATCTGTCAGGAAAGTGCTATTGGTGCTCAGTTTGGTGGAAAATATTTCACGCATGACGTTCGTGTAATTCGTTTGCCTCGTCACGCAGCTTCTTGTCCGGTTGGATTGGGAGTTTCTTGTTCAGCCGACAGAAATATTAAAGGGAAGATTACCAAAGACGGAATCTTCGTGGAACAATTGGAAGTAAATCCAAAGCAATTTTTACCGGAAACTGCCCCGCACTTAGAAGCGCCTGTTGAAATTGATTTAGATCAGCCGATGACCGATATTCTGGCCAAATTATCTCAATATCCAATTAAAACCCGTTTAAAACTTAACGGAACTGTAATTGTAGCCCGTGATATTGCACATGCCAAAATCATGGAATTATTGGAAGCTGGTAAACCGATGCCGGAGTACTTTAAAAATCATCCTGTTTATTACGCCGGACCTGCAAAAACACCCGAAGGAATGGCTTCAGGAAGTTTTGGACCGACCACTGCGGGACGTATGGACGTTTATGTAGACGAGTTTCAAAAACATGGAGGCAGTATGGTCATGCTGGCCAAAGGAAACCGTACCAAACAGGTAACAGATGCCTGTCAAAAATATGGCGGATTCTATCTAGGTTCTATTGGAGGTCCTGCCGCTATTTTAGC
It includes:
- a CDS encoding nucleoside recognition domain-containing protein, which translates into the protein MVLSRFWLAIFVSSILFVVVSLFTGNSYTLDFILNGQKDDPILVSEKYLEQIPAFVRDSIDLKEDKTMIVNRDLTNPDTTYVYKNKTVKIYSGVQKSDGLLPTCKSTLIDIIIPLIAYLAFFCGLMELLIVSGASEKLARFLSPMFTKVFPTVPKNHPSISYMTLNFAANFLGLDSAATPFGLKAMESLQELNVEKDKASDAQIMFMCLHASGLTLIPTSIIGYRAAANAANPADVMLPCIITSLIGTVAAFLIVGIRQKINFKSASLVLALMAIIAAIIGLLFYVNHLDLIGKNYFTSNLSGLMLVGIIGITLIFSFIHEKKFVAQDTTMFDTFVDGANNGLKTGVKIFPYVLGMLVAISLFRNSGLFEIISNGIGFIFSSIGVSSEIINALPVALLRPFSSGGSRGFLLDSMSTFGADSLTGRLSSIFQCSAETTFYVIAVYFGSVNIKNTRYALTTMLLVDFICVIAAIFVASWFF
- the tnpA gene encoding IS200/IS605 family transposase, whose translation is MANTYHQVYIQAVFAVKYREALINSEWKSKLLSILGHLINETGCKTIIVNGTENHVHCFLGLKPNVSISELMKTIKAKSSKYINDHKLTKSRFEWQEGYGVFSYSQSHVDAVYKYIQNQEEHHKKQSFKEEYFTFLERFQVSYDEKYLFNDLI
- a CDS encoding methylated-DNA--[protein]-cysteine S-methyltransferase yields the protein METVYVNSPLGITKIVGDEDGIAIVSVSDVGDNDVSQTIPKVLEKAVSQLQEYFDGKRTDFDLKLNPKGTDFQQKVWKSLLEIPYGKTISYMDQTKKLGDLKAIRAVASANGKNPLWIVVPCHRVIGTNGSLTGYAGGLSRKKWLLEHENPSTQQSLF
- a CDS encoding fumarate hydratase, with the protein product MIDFIYQDPYPILKDDTQYRKITSDFVKVEQFGQREVLTVDPKGLELLAEEALTDVSFMLRTTHLQKLRNILDDPEATDNDRFVAYNLLQNASVAAEGQLPSCQDTGTAIVMAKKGESIFTGVDDAEWLSRGIFNTYQKRNLRYSQIVPISMFEEKNSGSNLPAQIDIYAKKGASYEFLFMAKGGGSANKTYLYQQTKSLLNDKSMDAFIRTKIKDLGTSACPPYHLALVIGGTSAEANLSAVKKASAGYYDNLPTSGNMAGQAFRDLEWEERVQKICQESAIGAQFGGKYFTHDVRVIRLPRHAASCPVGLGVSCSADRNIKGKITKDGIFVEQLEVNPKQFLPETAPHLEAPVEIDLDQPMTDILAKLSQYPIKTRLKLNGTVIVARDIAHAKIMELLEAGKPMPEYFKNHPVYYAGPAKTPEGMASGSFGPTTAGRMDVYVDEFQKHGGSMVMLAKGNRTKQVTDACQKYGGFYLGSIGGPAAILAQDNILKVEVVDFEELGMEAVRKITVKDFPAFIITDDKGNDFFENL
- a CDS encoding winged helix DNA-binding domain-containing protein; the encoded protein is MDSKIAQLRLISQKLHKTTHNAPQEIVQHLGAMQAQDYAMAKWAVGSRCDASEKAIEEAINSAQIIRTHILRPTWHFVSADDIYWMLDISGPQVKRIVTSYVKKYGYDTKKLHQTNAAIQKILAGNNHLTREEIMQELSITKTPGPDHLSGAIMMYAELDGLVCNGKMNGKQMTYALLEERVPKPQGRLTQEEGLTKLALRYFESHGPANLLDFSWWSGFSPTSCKNIINAIELQLNTITIEDQKYWFKNDISTEDNFRESIHFLPAFDEILISYKSREASISPEHQPKAFTNNGIFKPIILENSKVIGTWKRTIKKDHAKIETQFFNETENHKKAILFEGIKPFENYLETKIQIE
- a CDS encoding NAD(P)H-binding protein — encoded protein: MTQISILGCGWLGWPLAKKLIKEGHSVNGSTTSENKLPSLEASGIKAFLVALESEYVSNSITNFLAESEILIIDIPPKLREKSASLPTPSERIFVRKMENLIPFIEKSTVKKVLFVSSTAVYGNENATITEDTHPNPETESGKQLLLAEALLQKNQNFAATILRFGGLIGEDRHPVKFLAGKENLENPDAPINLIHQNDCIAIIEAILNQAKWNEVFNAVAPFHPTREEYYTQKAKEYNLNPPKFRTENSNIQKIISSKKMESVLNYQFRPDNY
- a CDS encoding 3'-5' exonuclease, which produces MIEKINLNNILFLDIETVPEEENFNSLDEEMRSLWDQKTQYQRKDDFTPEEFYERAGIWAEFGKIVCISVGYFTIKGDIRNFRVTSFFGDEKKILRDFNNLINNHFNKPQHLLCGHNAKEFDIPFIARRMIINQIAIPDKLNLFGKKPWEIPHLDTLELWKFGDYKHFTSLKLLTKILGVPSPKGDIDGSQVAHVFYVEKDIDRIVTYCEKDTIAVAQIFLRLRREDLLIDDEIIHV